A genome region from Cryptosporidium parvum Iowa II chromosome 8, whole genome shotgun sequence includes the following:
- a CDS encoding caltractin, centrin produces the protein YWQFDFILKKMDSTEVRELRDVFDLLDGKSGLDVGFLRAAATCMDIPLDNTVIGRLNSLTQECGGKLDFAGFVSLVNSGNEIKKFTVEDAVNIFSCLDIKKTGTIDLEDLSACASRLGLSMSEEELKTMLTNLDGDGDNAISPDDLLSALHRYSEKC, from the coding sequence TATTGGCAgtttgattttattttaaaaaaaatggacAGTACTGAAGTTAGAGAATTGAGAGATGTTTTTGATTTACTTGATGGTAAATCAGGGTTAGATGTTGGGTTCTTAAGAGCTGCAGCTACGTGTATGGATATTCCATTAGATAACACAGTCATTGGAAGACTAAACTCACTAACTCAGGAGTGTGGAGGTAAACTAGATTTTGCAGGATTTGTAAGTCTTGTAAACAGTGGAAATGagataaaaaaattcaCTGTTGAAGATGCTGTAAATATCTTTAGTTGCCTTGATATCAAGAAGACTGGAACAATAGATCTTGAGGATCTTTCAGCATGTGCTTCCAGACTTGGTCTTTCAATGAGTGAGgaagaattaaaaactATGTTAACTAACTTAGATGGTGATGGAGATAATGCCATTTCCCCTGATGATCTTCTATCAGCACTCCATCGTTACTCTGaaaaatgttaa
- a CDS encoding Pus1p-like type II pseudousynthas TruA — MKEVIPMKTYCMSFGYDGSDYHGMQIQMRNNKKVEELRTIEGEMEDCLEKLGMFFLSNEQNDDQGGLLKKIKWSRVGRTDKGVHSVCQVVSFRAKIKINDELELILKNKDVDEKIIEICKRLKEERDILNKNGVDKIQSINPLLGGASLVLKNNLDEFLDELLILDYIVTKLNELLESTKIKVFKIFRVTKNFDARTDCSRRQYEYLMPEFLLKHVNINNDDFKEELNKASLSRFEKGLNELKNASKKRKRETINTSLNHNPEVNEIEEEVEREEDDEDDEKGERMKQFEFHQTNRLNNYGFGNDYRLVNYKIEDYLDPKRRFSLSDEDLKRFQSILNEYIGTHSFHNFTSKSSYEDSTSWRHIEEIKVVKVSQNEIKGEINLIKIIIKGQSFLLHQIRKMVALAIEIFRGTAPSNGIQLCFLPDKFSIHLAPSQGLLLDRVFYNSYNTKRSISTDQTDFAIQFLSFHIKDCHFVKEMESFKVNSIYSKIYSTISEENYNK, encoded by the coding sequence atGAAAGAGGTAATCCCTATGAAAACATATTGCATGTCCTTTGGATATGATGGATCAGATTATCATGGGATGCAGATTCAAAtgagaaataataaaaaggtAGAAGAATTGAGAACTATTGAAGGAGAAATGGAAGATTGTTTAGAGAAGCTTGgtatgttttttttaagtaatGAACAAAATGATGATCAAGGAGgattattaaagaagattaAGTGGTCTAGAGTTGGGCGAACTGATAAAGGGGTACATTCAGTTTGTCAAGTAGTATCTTTTAGAgctaaaattaaaataaatgacGAGTTAGAActtattttaaagaataaggatgttgatgaaaaaataatagaaatcTGTAAAAGACTTAAAGAAGAGAgagatattttaaataagaatgGAGTAGATAAAATTCAGAGTATAAATCCTCTATTAGGAGGAGCTTCATtagttttaaaaaataatttggatGAATTTTTGGATGAATTATTGATTCTTGATTATATAGTAACTAAACTCAATGAACTTTTAGAatcaacaaaaattaaGGTTTTTAAGATTTTTAGAGTAACAAAGAATTTTGATGCCAGAACAGATTGTTCTAGAAGACAATACGAATACTTAATGCCTGAATTTCTTCTTAAACAtgtaaatattaacaatgATGATTTCAAAGAAGAGCTTAACAAAGCAAGCTTATCTAGATTTGAGAAAGgattaaatgaattaaagaatgcaagtaaaaaaagaaaaagagaaaCTATCAATACAAGTTTAAACCATAACCCTGAAGTCAATGAAATCGAAGAAGAAGTTGAAagagaagaagatgatgagGATGATGAAAAAGGAGAGAGGATGAAACAGTTTGAATTTCATCAAACTAATAGACTCAACAACTATGGTTTTGGAAATGATTACAGGTTGgtaaattataaaattgaGGATTATTTAGACCCAAAAAGGAGATTCAGTTTATCAGATGAAGATTTAAAGAGATTTCAAtcaattttgaatgaataTATTGGTACACATAGTTTTCATAATTTTACATCAAAATCAAGTTATGAAGATTCCACTTCTTGGAGGcatattgaagaaattaaagtaGTAAAAGTTAGTCAAAACGAAATTAAAGGGGAAATTAACCTTATTAAGATTATAATTAAAGGCCAGTCATTTCTATTGCAccaaataagaaaaatggTAGCATTAGCTATAGAAATTTTTAGAGGAACAGCTCCAAGCAATGGAATTCAACTTTGTTTTTTACCCGATAAATTTTCCATTCATTTAGCTCCAAGCCAAGGACTTCTTCTAGATAGAGTTTTTTATAACTCATATAATACAAAAAGAAGCATTTCCACTGATCAAACTGATTTTGCAATTCAATTTCTCTCATTTCATATTAAGGATTGCCATTTTGTTAAAGAAATGGAATCTTTTAAAGTTAACTCAATCTACTCCAAAATCTATTCAACTATTTCAGAAGAAAACTATAACAAGTAA
- a CDS encoding signal peptide containing protien, which yields MSKIKKLLFYGYSLLSLSAIVLFSGEESHHLRKSCSFLVDEFFRSELFERKPGFSFFLEEKQTGIVFENVSLVQLSKKKKSKSKNKEEKKRKKKEEKERKKQEKEKKKQEKASAKAQAKEMKKKDKEDEREIKNLGKKDNVPSKEVSKKLKELKKQLKAERKNNPQLTLMQLFNNSGGFSGSGAANANSDTDSNSGIQDASDSITDVTAGAASTAELTKEEKKKQKKQDKKDEKELIKMMTSSGMNKKDAKKKVKELKKQLKQARKNGNPRLTLINLYNNTGGAGGAGGTGGAGTGDVIGGDVETRLSALEAKVSKLISKNKKRKDVIKRLNSNISKLAFIVKKMTRGGRAGNNGQSSASNIDDDDE from the coding sequence ATGagtaaaataaaaaaactCCTTTTCTATGGTTACTCACTATTAAGTTTGAGTGCTATTGTTTTATTTAGTGGAGAAGAAAGCCACCATTTAAGAAAAAGCTGTTCATTCTTAGTAGATGAATTCTTTCGATCAGAATTGTTTGAAAGAAAACCTGGGTTTTCCTTCtttttagaagaaaaacaaaCTGGTATTGTCTTTGAAAATGTTTCACTTGTTCAactttcaaaaaagaaaaaatctaaaagtaaaaacaaagaagaaaaaaaaagaaaaaagaaggaaGAGAAGGAAAGGAAGaaacaagaaaaagaaaagaagaaacaaGAAAAGGCCTCAGCAAAAGCTCAAGCTAAggaaatgaagaaaaaagataaagagGATGAAAgggaaattaaaaatttgggAAAGAAAGATAATGTACCTTCAAAAGAAGTTAGTAAGAAGCTAAAAGAGCTAAAGAAACAACTTAAGGCtgaaagaaagaataatcCTCAATTAACACTAATgcaattatttaataattctggAGGTTTTAGTGGTAGTGGGGCCGCTAATGCTAATTCTGATACAGACTCAAATTCAGGAATTCAAGACGCATCTGACTCTATTACTGATGTAACCGCTGGAGCTGCATCTACAGCAGAACTAACgaaagaagagaaaaagaaacaaaagaaacaagacaaaaaagatgaaaaagaattaattaaaatgatGACTTCATCTGGTATGAACAAGAAAGATGCgaagaaaaaagtaaaagAGCTTAAAAAACAACTTAAACAAGCAAGGAAGAATGGAAATCCAAGATTGACCTTAATTAACTTATATAACAACACCGGTGGTGCTGGTGGTGCTGGTGGTACTGGCGGCGCAGGTACTGGAGATGTAATTGGAGGAGATGTTGAGACCAGATTATCTGCTTTGGAAGCTAAAGTTAGTAAATtgatttcaaaaaataaaaaaagaaaggatGTAATCAAGAGACTCAATAGTAATATATCTAAATTAGCATTCATCGTAAAGAAAATGACTAGAGGCGGAAGAGCTGGTAACAATGGTCAAAGCTCAgcttcaaatattgatgatgaCGATGAATAG